Genomic DNA from Pongo pygmaeus isolate AG05252 chromosome 16, NHGRI_mPonPyg2-v2.0_pri, whole genome shotgun sequence:
AACCCATTTCTGTATCTTAGTAAACAGCCTATGGAGAGGCTGGAGAGGTCTGCCAGCAATTTTCTTAGAGAAGCACTtagggggccgggcgcagtggctcacgcctgtaatcccatcactttaggaggccgaggcgggtggattacctgaggtcaggtttttgagaccagcctggccaacatggcgtaaaccccatatctactaaaaatacaaaaattggccggatgtggtgggtcatgcctgtaatcccagctacttgcggggctgaggcaggagaatcacttgaacccaggaggcggaggttgcagtgagctaagatcgtgctgctgcactccagaatgggccacagagcaagactccatctaaaaaaaaagaaaagcagcactGAGAGGCAGTGATGGCTTGGGTTTGTCTCTTCTTGGCAGATAGGGGTCTGTGTGTCTTGTTGAAAAAGAAGCAACTTCTTTAATGTCATCATTCTCAATGAGAAGTAAGATCAAAATCACTTGGGGGACATTTGCAAACTACGCAAGTTCCCCATCCATATCCCCTCTTTCACCTGTTGAGAATCAATGCTTTGCGTCTTCAGGTCTAAAGAAGAACCCagatggggtgtggtggctcacacctgttatctctgcgctttggaaggctgaggcaggagcatcacttgaggccaggagtctgagcctagcctaggcaacatagcgagaccccatctctacaattttttttttttttttttttgagacagagttttcccttgtcacccaggctggagtgcagaggcgcaatctcagctcactgcagcctcaacttcttgggctcaagcgatcctcccaccccagccccccaagtagttgggactacaggtgcatgccaccgcacctggcttatttttgtatttttagtagagacggggttttgccatgttgcccaggctggtctcaaactcctggagtcaagcaatccttccaccttggcctcccaaagtgctgggattacagacatgagccaccatgcccagcctgtacaaaaaaatttaaaaattaaggaggaattcgcctgtaatcccagcactttgggaggctgaggcaggtggatcacgaggtcaggagatcgagaccatcctggctaacacggtgaaaccccgtctctattaaaaatacaaaaaattagccgggcgtggtggtgggcgcctgtagtcccagccactcaggaggctgaggcaggagaatggcgtgaacccggaaggtggagattgcagtgagccgagattgtgccactgcactccagcctgggctacagagcgagactccacctcaaaaaaaataaaaaataaaaataaaaataaaaataaaaaaatggggaATTCAGATGGGTAACTTTGGTCTTCTTTTCTCCtactccatttcttctttttctttgtctcaaCAGCATCTGCATTGCCGGGACCAGATATGAGCATGAAACCTAGTGCCGCCCCGTCTCCATCCCCTGCACTTCCCTTTCTCCCACCAACTTCTGGCCCACCAGACCACCCACCCGGGGAGCCACCTCCACAGCCCATCATGCCTTCAGTATTCTCTCCAGACAACCCTCTGATGCGCTCTGCTTTCCCCAGCTCACTGTTGGTGACAGGGGACGGGGGCCCATGCCtcagtggggctggggctggcaaGGTCATTGTCAAAGTCAAGACAGAAGGGGGATCAGCTGAGCCCTCTCAAACTCAGAACTTTATCCTTACTCAGACTGCCCTCAATTCGATTGCCCCGGGCACTCCCTGTGGGGGCCTTGAGGGTCCTGCACCTCCATTTGTGACAGCATCTCATGTGAAGACCATTCTGCCCTCTAAGGCTGTTGGTGTCAGCCAGGAGGGCCCTCCAggccttctgcctcaggctccaccACCAGTTGCTCAACTGGTCCCCACTGTGCCCCTGGAAAAAGCTTGGCCAGGGCTACATGGGACAACCGGGGAAGGAGGTCCTGCGGCCACTCTATCCAAGCCTTCACTAGGTGACCGCTCCAGAATTTCCAAGGACGTTTATGAGAACTTCCGTCGATGGCAGCATTACAAAGCCTTGGCCCGGAGGCACCTATCCCGGAGTCCTGACACAGAGgctctttcctgttttcttatgTAAGTGGGGAGATGTGAGATTAATTATTCTAGGGCTTTTAAATAAGGAGGACTTTGGGGTGAACATAGTAGTTTAGGCTACTTAGGAATACTTGAGGGAAGGTCATGAGGGCAATGGAGATGCTCTGAGAACGAAAaacatgttaataataataatcagcctCTTAACCCACTTCCTAGTTTATAACAACCTTTCAGGTGTCTTATCTTAAGTGATCCtcacaacactgtgagttcagGCAAGCCTTCCTCTGGTAATCTTCATTTACAGATAAAAAGACTGAAACCAAGGACCAGTGATTGGAACTTAGGTCTCTCACTCTAAGTGCCAGGGTCCTCCCCCTGTTCTATTTTACTACCTTTTGACATTGAGTCAGAACTATCCAAACTAGCCAGGATAAGTACTGGACCCTGACTCAGggccctgggaggcagggggGACAGTGTGGGGCCAGGCAAAGGACTTTGTGTGTGCTGCTCCCTCTGCTCCCTCCACTCATTTTATTCAGGAGAATTCACTTTGAAATAGGGTGGTGGGTAGAGCTTGCTTAGTGGTCAAGGGCATGGGCTCTACCACTCACTAGATTTGTGATCCTGGGCAGGATATTTAACATCTTTGCCCTCAGTTTTCTTAGTTAAAAAGGGAGATAACTATACCTAATTCACAGAGTTGCTGAGAAGATTAAATGGGTTAATATATGTGAAGTCCTTGGCACAGAGAATGTTTCATTAAATGtcaactattttattattatcataaaaaGGCAatctagaaaaggaaaagaactcGGAAAAGGTCAAAACGTCCTTGCTTAAGAGCGAGTGTATGTTTAGCCAAGGAGCCCAGGGTCCTAGGCTGTTTTGTTTACAAAACAGTCATTCCTCAGCTGGGGAATAGTCTTCCCTTCCCACCCAGACCCACTGTCCCTCTCAACTGCCCTGTGCCCTCAGCATTTTGTGTAAGCTGCCATATaacacataccacattttattgcTTTAAACAAATGTACATGGTGTTCTTCCAGTGGCTGAACTCCTAAAGGAATCTCCCCCTCTACCCCGAACTTGGAGAAAATGAATCAAGATGTTCCCCCAAAGTCTTAGATGTACAACATCTTCCGACTCCCTGCTTTCTCAAGGCAGATCTGAGTTCGCTCTTGGAGCCTAGCAGGCTAAATTTCGAAATCTTGAACCAGTGTGGGCTCTCAAGGTTTGCATGGAATCCATTTGCTTTGGGTCCTGGCCTGCTTGTGCTTCACACTCAGGGGCTCTGGGCAGGGTCTTCCACAAAAGGCAGTCCAGACCACTGCAACATGGGAAGCTCCTCAAATGCTCAGTTGTGGGATCCTGGGGAGCTGCAATTTGGTTATAACGAGCTTCCCCAAGCGATTCTGATGCACAATAATGTCTGAGGACTCCAAGGGAGTCAGAGAGACAAAAATGAAGCCCTTGCTTTAGGCTGGGCTTTTGATTTCTTCTGGATTAGAAAGGGCTCAAGAGCCCTCTAGAAGTAGGGGGTCTAGTATTGGCATTTGACTCTCTGTGGGGGACATCTGGAAACAAAGACTGaaaaaccaataaataaaaacaccacATGACCTTTAATTAGAGATTCCTTTGGGTTAGGAAatgcctttaaagaaaaaaatgcaagagcCTTTGGACAAGGTTAAACATACTTTATAGCAAATCCCATTCATTTGATAACACGAGTCCTCCCTTTCTAATAATTAATTGAGGATGGCACTGTGAGAATTAGGGGTGGTAGTTGCCATTGATTTTAAAAGGTGGGGAGAAGAATTGTCTGTTTGATTTTATATTAGTTGTAAATTTCAACAGGAAGAGGGGTGAGTATGGTAAATGAATGGATGGGAAGTTGAGCGTCTGTAAGTCTAATCAGAAGTGGGACATGACGGGGCCTGAGGGGCACAATAGATTTGATAAGGGGCAGGGGATGTGTTATTGAGGAAGATGTCAGGGCAGGTGGATGGGAGCACACTTTTAGAATGTGACTGACTCAATGGGGGTTTTAGCCCAGTGCTTCGTTCCCTGGCCCGGCTGAAGCCCACTATGACCCTGGAGGAGGGACTGCCATTGGCTGTGCAGGAGTGGGAGCACACCAGCAACTTTGACCGGATGATCTTTTATGAGATGGCGGAAAGGTGAGTTCGATGAACCTTCATTCTCCTGAGGGAGGCTGTGTGGCTGAGAGCAGTAGGGGCAGCGGAGAGGCTCGTGTGGGGGTGATTATCAAAAGCCATGTTAGgatggggcacggtggctcacgcctgtaatcccaccactttgggaggccgaggccagtggatcacctgaggtcaggagttcgagaacagcctggccgacatggtgaaaccctgtctctactaaaaaaataaaataaaatacaaaaattagccaggcatggtggcacgtgcttgtagtcccagctacttgggaggctgaggcgggagaatcgtttgaacctgggaggtggaggttgctgtgagccgagatcatgccactgcactccagcatgggtgacagagcaagactccatctcaaaaaaaaaaaaaaaaaaaaggatgttaggctgggtgtgtgcttgtagtcccagctactccagaggctaaggtgggaggatggtttgggtccagtagttcaagaccagcctggacaacatagcaagacctcatcacaaaaaacaaaacaaaacaaaaaaaaacaacaagaaagaaaagaaaagaaaaaaagggaggggaggaggggtgtAGACTAGGTTGGCGGTTTCCTGGATCCTTGCTGCTTCCTCCACCACCTTGACTCTTGGGTTTTTCTATCCTATTTCCTCTTGAAAGCTCCCCCCTCACCAGATCCTGAATCTATATAGGAGCCTTGATACTGCAGGTCTTAGGATGGGATTGGACCCCAATAGGTATAGAAATTTCATGCTGAAGGGACCTAGCAATGAGGAGGTATGCTTCTACCAGGCAGGTTCTTTTCTCTTCCCACTGACTTGGTAGCAAGTGGCTATTGATACAGAACTTCAGGACCACTCCTCTATTGGAAATAGTGGCACAGAAAATCCCTTTCCACCTTTATCCCGGGGAGGGGCTGGTTCTGGAAGAGCCGGGGAAAGCCAGTGTCCTGGATGCCCAAAGTTGTCTCCTGGCTCTTATTCTATTTCTCTATAAtatctttgattaaaaaaaaaaaaaaaaaaaggctgggcgtggtggctcccacctgtaatcccagcactttgggaggctgaggcaggcgggtcacctgaggttgggagttcgagaccagcctgactaacatggagaaaccccatctctactaaaaatacaaaattagccaggcatggtggcgcatgcctgtaatcccagctgctcaggaggctgaggcaagagaatcgcttgaacccaggaggcagaggttgcagtgagccgagattgtgccattgcactccagcctcagcaacaagagcgaaactctgtctcaaaaaaaagaaagaaagaaagaaagaaaaaactcagaaaaatgaaCGAATTTTTCcaagcttagcttccacttactcCCTCCCAAAACCTTTTGGACCCATGCTTCCTAGACTTACCTTTCCAAGAATCCCATCCCAGTCTCAGGACTCTGGGATCTCACATTGTTTCCTGGTAGGAACTGCCTTGAATTCTTTGTAGTTGTAGGCAGGGGCAAATGAGGTCTTGAGGAGGATGCCACTGTGAGATCCCACCAGGCTGTTGCATAGGCCTGATTAAATTAAACAAGCCTATATTAAGCACTGCTGTATACAATCCATGAAGTTGGGTGAGATAGGTACGGAAAAGAAGtgaggccaggcacattggctcacacctgtaatcccagcattttgggagggtgaggcgggcggatcatgaagtcaggagatcgagaccatcctggctaacacggtgaaaccccttctctactaaaaatacaaaaaaaaaaaaaaaaaaaaaaaaaaaaagccaggcgtggtggcatgcacctgtagtcccagctactcaggagactgaggcaggagaatcacttgaacccgggaggcagaggttgcagtgagccgagattgggccactgcacttcatcctgggcgacagagtgagactctgtctcaaaaacaaaaacaaaaacaagtagtGAAAGCCCTGGCTGTGTCCAAGAGAAGTTTACAAGCTCTAGAtcattcttaacttttttttttgagacaaagtctcacactgttgcctgggctggagtgccaacggcacgatctcggctcactgtaacctctgcctcctgggtacaagtgattctcctgcctaagcctcccgagtagctgggattacaggcacccaccaccacatcaggctaattttgtgtatttttagtagagacggggtttcactatgttggccaggctggtctcgaactcctgacctcatgatccgcccgcctcggcctcccaaagtgctggggttacaggcgtgagccactgcgcctggcctcattctttactttttaaaaattttcttgaggcaggatctcactctgttgcccagcctggagtgcagtggcactgtcatggctcactgcagccttcacctcctgagctcaagcgatcctcccacctcagccccacaataGCTGTGACTAGATGCGCgtcaccactcttggctaatttttggctaatcttttgtagagatgggtttttgccatgttacccaggttggtctcaaactcttgggctcaagcaatctgcccacctcagcctcccaaagtgttgggtttatagGTATGAGCCAACCCACCTGGCCATTCATTTTCTTAAGCTTCCTAAGTAATGACTATAGGGGAAGAACTATGTGCTGAGCTCCTGAAGTTTCCCTGGAAATATGATTAAGCCACCTGTGACCACCCTCCTGGGTGACATGACTTAGGCAGACTTTGCCCACTTCAGAGCACTTCCTTTCTTAGCCATACTTGGCTGTCGTCTGGATTTCTGGTGGGTCTGGTCTCCTTCTTAGCATTGCCTATGCCTTTCTCACCCTCTGCAGGTTCATGGAGTTTGAGGCTGAGGAGATGCAGATTCACAACACACAGCTGATGAATGGGTCTCAGGGCCTGTCTCCTGCAACCCCTTTGAAACTTGATCCTCTAGGGCCCCTGGCCTCTGAGGTTTGCCAGCAGCCAGGTGAGGCTACCCAATTTTGACAGGAGTCGTGGGCCAAAGGCTCAAAGGGGTGCGTACAGAAGCCAGTCACAGATTAGAGAAGGCATGGCCCAGGCTCTGCCACTTTCCCTCTGGAGAGTGGCATTTGATATTCCAAACAGACCACCCCATAGGAGGCTGGGTTCTCAGGTTCCTTTTGCCCTGAACTAGGTATTGATCTTGGTGAAGTAAACTAACTACTCTCACTGAGACTCTAAATTCAGCACATAATACCTCATCTGCCTAAGAAATGGGGGCTGGATCAGGGGGTTTCTTGGAATTTCAGGGATTCCAAAATTCCTCATACAGTGATTCTTAGACCCTCTAGGTCCTAAATCTCCCATGGCTGTGCTTTTTCAGGTTGGCCCAATCCAGCCTGGAACCATTTCAATGTACCCAGATTGCTGACCTTACAgagctgggaggcagaagctgtaGTTTCTGTGCTACTTCCCATTCTCCTGTCCATCTCTTCCCTTAGTGTACATTCCGAAGAAGGCAGCCTCCAAGACACGGGCCCCCCGCCGGCGTCAGCGTAAGGCCCAGAGACCTCCTGTTCCTGAGGCACCCAAGGAGATCCCACCAGAAGCTGTGAAGGAGTATATTGACATCATGGAATGGCTGGTGGGGACTCACTTGGCCACTGGGGAGTCAGATGGAAAACAAGAGGAAGAagggcagcagcaggaggaggaagggatgtATCCAGATCCAGGTCTCCTGAGCTACATCAATGAGCTGTGTTCTCAGAAGGTCTTTGTCTCCAAGGTGAGCTGGGCCTGCACATCTGGTTTCTAGCAGATCCTTGGGGTGGGTACTCCCGGGAACTAATGATCTGGGGTTTGTCCAATGTAGTAGGAATTAGGTTTTATTCTATAACTGAgtaatgtgtgtgcatgcatcatCATGAGAATGTGTGTAGCCGGTGGTGGTCAGTTTATAATACCGGAGGGGTAAGATGGGACAGTTGGGGAGCTCTTGGTTTCTTCTGTAAAGCCCCTTGTTTCACAGGTTACCTGCTTACAGACTTACATTGCTTTTCCTTCTGTTATCCAGGTGGAGGCTGTCATTCACCCTCAATTTCTGGCAGATCTGCTGTccccagaaaaacagagagatcCCTTGGCCTTAATTGAGGAGCTAGAGCAAGAAGAAGGACTCACTCTTGCCCAGGTAAAACTGGGGTATAGGAAATATGAGAACAAGAAGCTTGCAAGATTTTATCTAACCCTACACTGTCATGGGTGATATGGCTCTAGAAATGAACAGCTTCAGGATTGGGCTTCAGGTACAAAACGAGTAGGTAGAGGGCTATGGAAACACAGGAAATGAGAATGTAAGGGCTCAAAGCAAGGGAATAAGGCACAAGAAGGTGGGAAAGAGCTGCAGTATCTGTCTTTGCTACCATCGCTTAAACTACTTGCTTGCCTTCCTTGCCCTGCCCAAATACCATCTTGTGCCACCCACTCAGCCACCTCTTTCACAACCATGTCTAGAactatttgttcatttctttcagcTGGTCCAGAAGCGACTCCTGGCCTTGGAAGAGGAAGATGCAGAGGTGCCTCCAAGTTACAGTGGAGCTCAGTTGGACTCAAGTCCTTCTGTTTCTGATGAGGATGAAGATGGCGATGGGCGGCTTCGGCCCTCACCTGGGCTTCAGGGGGCTGGGGGCGCCGTTTGCCTTGGAAAGGTTTCTTCTTCAGGAAAACGGGCAAGAGAAGTGCATGGTGGGCAGGAGCAAGCCCTAGATAGCCCCAGAGGGATGCACAGGGATGGGAACACTCTGCCATCCCCTAGCAGGTGGGACCTGCAGCCAGAACTTGCAGCTCCACAGGGAACTCCAGGACCCTTGGGTGTGGAGAGGAGAGGGTCTGGGAAGGTTATAGACCAGATATCTCTACATCAGGATGGCCATCTAGGAGGCGCTGGGCCTCCTGGGCACTGCCTGGTGGCTGATAGGACTTCAGAGGCTCTGCCCCTTTGTTGGCAGGAAGGCTTCCAGCCTGAGAGCACTCCCAGTTTGGATGCTGGACTTGCAGAGCTGGCTCCTCTGCAAGGACAAGGGTTAGAAAAGAAAGTCCTAGTATTGCAGAAAGGACAACAAACAGGGGGTCATGGAGTGCTTCCTCAAGGGAAGGAGCCTTTAACAGTGCCCCAGGAAGGCTCTTCAGGAGCCATGTGGGGAGATGACAGAGGTACCCCCATGGCTCAGAGTTATGATCAGAATCCTTCCCCTAGAGCAGCTGGGGAGAGGGACGAAGTCTGTCTCAGCCCAGGACTTTGGCTAAGCAGTGAGATGGATGCTGTAGGCTTGGAGCTGCCCGTACAAATAGAGGAGGTCATAGAGAGCTTCCAAGTTGAGGAGTGTGTAACTGAGTATCAGGAAGGCTGCCAGGGACTGGGCTCCAGTGGCAACATTTCCCTAGGTCCTGGAGAAACCATAGTACCTGGGGATACAGAGAGCAGTGTGATTCCCTGTGGAGGCACAGTTGCGGCAGCTGCCCTAGAAAAGAGAAACTACTGCAGCTTGCCAGGACCTTTGAGGGCCAACAGCCCAACCTTGAGGTCCAAAGAAAATCAAGAACAGAGCCGTGAAACCGTAGGGGATCCCAGTGATCTGTGGGCAGAAGGTTGCTTCCCATTGCTGGAAAGTGGTAGTTCCACACTGGGGTCTTCCAAAGAAACCCTTCTGCCCACATGCCAAGGCAATCTCCTTATCATGGGGACCGAGGATGCCTCCTCCTTGCCTGAAGCCAGCCAAGAGGCAGGGAGCAGAGGCAATTCCTTTTCTCCTCTGTTGGAAACCATAGAACCGGTCAACATACTAGATGTTAAAGATGACTGTGGCCTCCAACTAAGGGTCAGCGAGGACACCTGCCCACTGAATGTTCATTCTTATGACCCCCAAGGAGAAGGCAGGGTGGATCCTGATCTGTCCAAGCCTAAAAACCTTGCTCCTTTACAAGAGAGTCAGGAGTCTTACACAACTGGGACTCCCAAAGCAACATCTTCTCACCAGGGCCTTGGAAGCACTTTGCCTAGATGGGGAACCAGGGATGCCATAGTTCCGAGAGAAACTTCTGTTAGTAAAACACGCAGGTCAGCAGACAGGgccaaaggaaaggagaaaaagaagaaggaagcagaggaagaggatgaggaaCTCTCCAACTTTGCTTACCTCTTGGCCTCTAAACTTAGCCTCTCACCAAGGGGGCATCCTCTCAGTCCTCACCATGCCTCAGGAGgtcagggcagccagagagcaTCCCACCTGCTCCCTGCTGGGGCAAAAGGCCCCAGCAAACTTCCATATCCTGTTGCCAAGTCTGGGAAGCGAGCTCTAGCTGGAGGTCCAGCCCCTACTGAAAAGAGACCCCACTCAGGAGCTCAACTTGGGGTCCCCAGGGAGAATCCCCTAGCTCTGGGAGTAGTTCGACCGTCACAGTCTCGTAAAAGGCGGTGTGACAGTTTTGTCACGGGCAGAAGGAAGAAACGACGTCGTAGCCAGTAGGGAGAAGCCAGACCATCTGACCCCACTTGCCAGTCCCTAAAAGGTGGGTGCCCCAGAGTAGATTCCACCCCTGCTGCCCACCAATGGAGAATCCCAATGTTGAATCTCATCCCAATGTTGTTTTGTTGTTCTGCAAAAGTGGCAAGCGTGGAGAGAGAGGTCAGACTGGCTAGGCTGCAGGGGGAATTACCTTTGGAAGGagctatatagaaaaaaaaatgaataaagtgttTTTGTTGGAAAATGCTCTCAGAGTGCCCTTTTTCTGTACTCGTGTCTTTGCTGCTAGATAGGGTAAGATGCTATGAAGAAAGGCTGTAGGGGTAGTCTTAGATTCTACAAATCCATAAATCTTACCTTGTCTCCAGCCttatcttggctccctgcagcctcctcctgGCAACAGACTGGCTCTCAGGCTGTGATAAGTCTCCAAACTGAGGAATCTCCAATGATCACTTTATACATCCCCTCTTCACAAGCCTGGACTTGGTGTCAGGAAGGCTTAGCTGGGCATCTTATAATTATCTGCCTCCCTTTAAGTCTATAGATAGAAAGATGCTTTTCTACCTGTTAGATCTCTGAGATAGagatctaattttctttcttctttttttgagacagggtcttgttctgtagcCTAAGCTACAGAGTGCAGTAGCGTAAtgatggctcattgcagcctcaacctcctgggcttagacaatcctcccagcttagcctcctaagtagctgggactacaggtgtgcaccagcatgtccagctaatttttctatttttttttttttttgtagaggcagggtttcaccatggcatccaggctggtcttgaactcctggactcaagccatctgcctgccccaacctccccaagtgctgagattacaggcatgagctaccatgcccagcctaattttctaaTTGTCCATAATTGTGTCTCTAGGGGGCCTTGTTTTCTTCCTTGAAAAGAGGCTGAACAGAAAGGACTTCAGTGTCCTTAACTCATCTTGTGTCAGAGAAACCCTCCTGTGTGGCTGGTCTGACCTGCAGGGAAGAGGCTGGTTCCTAACTGACACAGCTCCTTGCTTCCACTAGGGGCGATGGAATCAAGTCTCAGTAGGactattaaatatggaatggtaGCAagctattttttaatctttaatgaggacagagcaagagggaATGGGCTGAAAAGAGGTTCACAAGGAAGTctgttaaaatgtacatatagGAGACGACAGCAGGAGGGAGGATATGGAACTTCAGTATGATTTCTGTGCAGGAAAGAGCTCTGTCCAAAGAGGAAGATTCATCCAGCTATGGCCAAGAGGACAAACCTTGGAAACATTTGGGATTTTCCAATGGGCGTCCTACAAGCATTCATCCCTTTCCTTCCCAAGTAATGGTAACATCAATGTGACtggacttcattttttttaatagatatagatatagatttatatttatatataaaatagttttttacaaaaaaaaaaaaaaaacaaccaaacaaaaaattaaaatcaacctgaaaaaaaaaaaccaaacaacaataacaaaattcaAACAGGAACAGAGATGGGGCTGAGGCATAGGGGAGGCCCCTAGCGCCACCCTGAGGAGGAGGGGgcgagaggctgaggcactcAGTCTCCCTTCTGCTTGGGTGCTTGCATAGTCCCATTGGCCAGAGCAGTGGGGCTGCCTGGGGATGAGGCATTTGGTGTCTGGGAGGTGCCTCGAGAGGTGTGTGGGGGGCGCAGGTAGGTGCTGAAGAGTTTCCCATAGAGTGGGTCATGGAGGGAGAAGTTCTGGAACTGACCTGGACAAATAAGAGATGGGGAAAAGTGAAAAGATCTAAGAACGAGAAGAGAATCTCCCTGCTTTTT
This window encodes:
- the NUTM1 gene encoding NUT family member 1 isoform X1; this encodes MVVTLGPGPDCLILEASRQPRLVPKPERMASDGGDTSACVFVVEERIRASALPGPDMSMKPSAAPSPSPALPFLPPTSGPPDHPPGEPPPQPIMPSVFSPDNPLMRSAFPSSLLVTGDGGPCLSGAGAGKVIVKVKTEGGSAEPSQTQNFILTQTALNSIAPGTPCGGLEGPAPPFVTASHVKTILPSKAVGVSQEGPPGLLPQAPPPVAQLVPTVPLEKAWPGLHGTTGEGGPAATLSKPSLGDRSRISKDVYENFRRWQHYKALARRHLSRSPDTEALSCFLIPVLRSLARLKPTMTLEEGLPLAVQEWEHTSNFDRMIFYEMAERFMEFEAEEMQIHNTQLMNGSQGLSPATPLKLDPLGPLASEVCQQPVYIPKKAASKTRAPRRRQRKAQRPPVPEAPKEIPPEAVKEYIDIMEWLVGTHLATGESDGKQEEEGQQQEEEGMYPDPGLLSYINELCSQKVFVSKVEAVIHPQFLADLLSPEKQRDPLALIEELEQEEGLTLAQLVQKRLLALEEEDAEVPPSYSGAQLDSSPSVSDEDEDGDGRLRPSPGLQGAGGAVCLGKVSSSGKRAREVHGGQEQALDSPRGMHRDGNTLPSPSRWDLQPELAAPQGTPGPLGVERRGSGKVIDQISLHQDGHLGGAGPPGHCLVADRTSEALPLCWQEGFQPESTPSLDAGLAELAPLQGQGLEKKVLVLQKGQQTGGHGVLPQGKEPLTVPQEGSSGAMWGDDRGTPMAQSYDQNPSPRAAGERDEVCLSPGLWLSSEMDAVGLELPVQIEEVIESFQVEECVTEYQEGCQGLGSSGNISLGPGETIVPGDTESSVIPCGGTVAAAALEKRNYCSLPGPLRANSPTLRSKENQEQSRETVGDPSDLWAEGCFPLLESGSSTLGSSKETLLPTCQGNLLIMGTEDASSLPEASQEAGSRGNSFSPLLETIEPVNILDVKDDCGLQLRVSEDTCPLNVHSYDPQGEGRVDPDLSKPKNLAPLQESQESYTTGTPKATSSHQGLGSTLPRWGTRDAIVPRETSVSKTRRSADRAKGKEKKKKEAEEEDEELSNFAYLLASKLSLSPRGHPLSPHHASGGQGSQRASHLLPAGAKGPSKLPYPVAKSGKRALAGGPAPTEKRPHSGAQLGVPRENPLALGVVRPSQSRKRRCDSFVTGRRKKRRRSQ